In Streptomyces chartreusis, the following proteins share a genomic window:
- a CDS encoding ABC transporter ATP-binding protein: MRSRVTPHIHGRCIPESLQQEVPVDMLVTQTPGGVMMKGGDDSEPSKIRPGTSRRVLAFVRPHRKIAIALILVTLVDSLVIVTTPLLLKEIVDSGIMKDDARLVVVLALLVAALALAGSVTQLAQSALSGRIGQGVSYDLRVQAFRHVQRMPLAFFTRTQTGALSSRLSTDVVMAQQALTTLLLSATGAVTVVLVLAEMFYLSWLVSLIALVLLPLFFFPWLYIGRRLQAHSRKQMELHANLSGTIHERFNVQGAMLAKLFGRPAEELADYRGEAERVREVGVRLTIFSRLAFILMALLTALTTALVYGVGGGLVLDGVIGLGTLVALATLLGRLFGPITQLSSMQANAVTVLISFDRIFELLDIKPLIEEHPDAVALPPPSSASAPEIRFDQVSFAYPRPEEVSLASLETHSASGDQRSKPVPEVLHGLDFSVAPGTLTALVGPSGAGKTTITHLVSRLYDVTSGAVRIDGTDVRDLTFDSLRATVGVVAQDAYLFHDTIRANLAYARPEATEEELIEACEQARILDLIRSLPDGLDTVVGDRGFRLSGGEKQRLAVARLLLKAPAIVVLDEATAHLDSESEAAVQRALKTALSNRTSLVIAHRLSTVREADQILVIDDGRVREKGTHDELLAAGGLYTHLHNTQFSKSETLPPPRGNGHREPAPPQGSTGPRVRTRGGAMGGGMGPGGGVGGGMPGGGMGGPGMGGGPGMRGPRVRGDGSP; encoded by the coding sequence ATGCGTTCGAGAGTCACTCCGCACATTCACGGCCGCTGCATCCCCGAATCCCTACAGCAGGAGGTCCCCGTCGACATGCTGGTCACTCAGACCCCCGGTGGGGTGATGATGAAGGGCGGCGACGATTCGGAGCCCTCCAAGATCAGGCCGGGAACATCGCGGCGGGTGCTCGCCTTTGTCAGGCCCCATCGGAAAATCGCGATCGCCCTCATTCTCGTGACCCTCGTCGACTCCCTCGTCATCGTCACGACTCCCCTCCTTCTCAAGGAGATCGTCGACAGCGGGATCATGAAGGACGACGCCCGGCTCGTCGTCGTCCTGGCGCTGCTCGTCGCCGCGCTCGCCCTCGCCGGCTCCGTCACCCAACTCGCGCAGAGCGCCCTGTCCGGCCGTATCGGCCAGGGAGTCAGCTACGACCTGCGGGTCCAGGCGTTCCGCCATGTGCAGCGCATGCCCCTCGCGTTCTTCACCCGCACCCAGACCGGCGCCCTCTCCAGCCGGCTCAGCACCGACGTGGTCATGGCCCAGCAGGCCCTCACCACCCTGCTGCTGTCGGCGACCGGCGCCGTCACCGTCGTACTGGTGCTTGCCGAGATGTTCTATCTCTCCTGGCTCGTCAGCCTCATCGCGCTCGTGCTGCTGCCGCTGTTCTTCTTTCCCTGGCTCTACATCGGCCGCCGACTCCAGGCGCATTCCAGGAAGCAGATGGAACTGCACGCCAACCTGAGCGGAACGATTCACGAGCGCTTCAATGTGCAAGGCGCCATGCTGGCCAAGCTGTTCGGCCGCCCGGCCGAGGAACTGGCCGACTACCGAGGCGAAGCGGAGCGCGTACGAGAGGTCGGCGTCCGCCTCACCATCTTCAGCCGCCTCGCCTTCATCCTCATGGCCCTGCTCACCGCGCTCACCACCGCCCTGGTGTACGGCGTCGGCGGCGGACTAGTACTCGACGGCGTCATCGGACTCGGCACCCTGGTGGCCCTGGCCACCCTGCTGGGCCGGCTGTTCGGCCCCATCACCCAGCTCTCCAGCATGCAGGCCAACGCCGTCACGGTGCTGATCAGTTTCGACCGGATCTTCGAACTGCTCGACATCAAACCGCTCATCGAGGAACACCCGGACGCCGTCGCGCTTCCCCCACCCAGCAGCGCCTCGGCCCCCGAGATCCGCTTCGACCAGGTGTCCTTCGCCTACCCCCGCCCCGAGGAGGTCTCACTGGCCTCCCTGGAAACCCACTCGGCCTCCGGTGACCAGCGCAGCAAGCCCGTGCCGGAGGTCCTGCACGGATTGGACTTCAGCGTCGCCCCCGGCACGCTCACCGCGCTCGTCGGCCCCTCCGGCGCCGGCAAGACCACCATCACCCACCTGGTGTCACGGCTGTACGACGTGACCTCGGGAGCCGTCCGCATCGACGGCACGGACGTACGCGACCTCACCTTCGACTCCCTGCGCGCCACCGTCGGAGTCGTCGCCCAGGACGCGTACCTCTTCCACGACACCATCCGTGCGAACCTCGCGTACGCCCGCCCCGAGGCCACCGAGGAGGAGCTGATCGAGGCCTGCGAGCAGGCCCGCATCCTCGACCTGATCCGCTCCCTGCCCGACGGACTCGACACGGTCGTCGGAGACCGCGGCTTCCGGCTCTCCGGCGGCGAGAAGCAGCGACTGGCCGTCGCCCGGCTCCTGTTGAAGGCACCGGCGATCGTCGTGCTGGACGAGGCCACCGCCCACCTGGATTCCGAGTCGGAGGCCGCCGTCCAACGCGCCCTCAAGACGGCCCTGAGCAACCGAACCTCCTTGGTGATCGCCCACCGGCTCTCCACCGTCCGCGAGGCCGACCAGATCCTCGTGATCGACGACGGCCGAGTCCGCGAAAAGGGCACCCACGACGAACTCCTCGCCGCCGGAGGCCTCTACACCCACCTCCACAACACCCAGTTCAGCAAGTCCGAAACGCTGCCCCCGCCCCGCGGCAACGGCCACCGCGAGCCGGCCCCGCCCCAGGGCTCGACCGGCCCGAGGGTCCGGACGCGCGGCGGTGCCATGGGCGGCGGAATGGGCCCCGGCGGCGGCGTGGGAGGCGGCATGCCCGGCGGCGGAATGGGCGGCCCTGGCATGGGCGGCGGCCCCGGTATGCGGGGCCCACGGGTACGGGGCGACGGCTCCCCCTGA
- a CDS encoding ParB/RepB/Spo0J family partition protein, with the protein MPPIIVHRDSMRVIDGLHRLRAAQLRGHSTIAVTFYDGTEADAFVLAVESNVRHGLPLSLPDRKRAAVRIIATHPQWSDRKIASVTGIAPATVADVRRSAPVGDPAEDFARIGRDGRVRPVDIAEGRRRAGQLISENPNLSLRQIARAAGISPETARDVRNRLSRGEEPLLPPRPRGVRPRPREEILKVVPQPGHGEDRHDAVAGPAFTEGLSAVNRLKADPALRLNETGRQLLRLLSVHMLPPAEWEGIVDTVPPYWSGTVAHLARECAHIWEEVAARVEKNVAQGDDSPPSRADSSACPTV; encoded by the coding sequence TTGCCGCCCATAATCGTCCACCGCGACTCGATGCGGGTGATCGACGGGCTGCACCGACTGCGTGCCGCCCAACTGCGCGGTCACAGCACCATCGCGGTGACCTTTTACGACGGCACCGAGGCGGACGCCTTCGTGCTCGCCGTCGAGTCGAACGTGCGGCACGGGCTGCCGCTGTCGCTCCCGGACCGCAAGCGGGCCGCCGTGCGGATCATCGCGACGCACCCGCAGTGGTCGGACCGGAAGATCGCCTCCGTGACGGGCATCGCCCCGGCCACGGTCGCCGACGTACGCCGGTCGGCGCCGGTCGGTGACCCGGCGGAGGACTTCGCGAGGATCGGACGGGACGGCCGGGTCCGGCCCGTCGACATCGCCGAGGGGCGCCGTCGGGCGGGGCAGTTGATCAGCGAGAACCCGAATCTCTCGCTGCGTCAGATCGCCCGGGCCGCCGGCATCTCCCCGGAGACCGCGCGGGACGTGCGCAACCGCCTCAGTCGAGGGGAGGAGCCGCTGCTCCCCCCGAGGCCACGGGGCGTCCGGCCGCGCCCGCGTGAGGAGATCCTGAAGGTCGTGCCGCAGCCGGGCCACGGCGAGGACCGGCATGACGCGGTTGCCGGGCCCGCCTTCACCGAAGGGCTCTCGGCGGTGAACCGGCTCAAGGCGGACCCCGCTCTCCGTCTCAATGAGACAGGGCGTCAATTGCTGCGGCTGCTCAGCGTTCACATGCTCCCGCCGGCCGAGTGGGAGGGAATAGTCGACACGGTCCCGCCGTACTGGAGCGGCACCGTCGCGCATCTGGCGCGTGAGTGCGCGCATATCTGGGAAGAGGTCGCGGCCCGAGTCGAGAAGAACGTTGCCCAGGGCGATGATTCACCGCCTTCTCGGGCCGATTCATCGGCCTGCCCGACCGTGTGA
- a CDS encoding DeoR/GlpR family DNA-binding transcription regulator — protein MSNADRHGLIAKAVRDSGGATVQELAELTGASEMTIRRDLDTLAAQGVLERVRGGARSLLLRGEEPPFALRAHEAVDAKRRIATEISALIADGESVLLDSGTTCLEVARLLRERPVTVMPLSLQAIHVFGESPGPATLVVPGGQPRAAEGALTGPLTLASLAALRFDTAVIGCCGLSAADGLTAYDLDDAAVKKAGIASARRTVVGTDGGKLGRTAYAYVGPAALLHTLVTDAGAPAEEVAALEGAGTIVKTV, from the coding sequence ATGAGCAACGCAGACCGGCACGGACTGATCGCGAAGGCCGTCAGGGACTCCGGCGGCGCCACGGTCCAGGAGCTCGCGGAGCTGACCGGCGCCTCGGAGATGACCATCCGGCGCGACCTTGACACCCTGGCCGCCCAGGGCGTTCTCGAACGCGTCCGCGGCGGGGCCCGCAGTCTGCTGCTCCGGGGTGAGGAACCGCCTTTCGCGCTGCGCGCCCATGAGGCGGTCGACGCCAAGCGCCGGATCGCGACCGAGATCTCGGCACTCATCGCCGACGGCGAGAGCGTCCTGCTGGACAGCGGAACCACCTGCCTGGAGGTCGCCCGCCTCCTGCGCGAGCGGCCCGTCACCGTGATGCCCCTGTCCCTCCAGGCCATCCACGTGTTCGGCGAGTCACCCGGCCCGGCCACGCTGGTGGTGCCCGGGGGGCAGCCCCGCGCCGCCGAGGGTGCCCTCACCGGCCCCCTCACGCTCGCCTCCCTGGCCGCCCTGCGCTTCGACACCGCCGTCATCGGCTGCTGCGGACTGAGCGCGGCCGACGGCCTCACCGCCTACGACCTCGACGACGCCGCGGTGAAGAAGGCGGGCATCGCCTCCGCCCGCCGTACCGTCGTCGGCACCGACGGCGGCAAACTCGGCCGCACCGCCTACGCCTACGTCGGCCCCGCCGCGCTCCTGCACACCCTCGTCACCGACGCCGGCGCCCCCGCCGAAGAGGTGGCCGCGCTCGAAGGCGCGGGCACCATCGTCAAAACCGTGTGA
- a CDS encoding MFS transporter, which yields MERSLRAARVATYVYFVLCGTLMGAWVVHIPAIEDRVGISHATLGGLLVLLGLGAFAGMQVAGPLTDRLGARIVVPAGGILCGASLALPGLAQEPWTLGGALLVFGFCNGILDVSMNAHAVHVEKAYGRPVMSGFHATFSVGGVLAALVGAGAASAGLNPPASMTAMGAVGIVIALASARALLPAAPAVEGLASASGEEPEASHSGKRRGTTGRVWLLAVLALMVMLCEGAANDWSALHLKDVLGAPAGTAAFAYGTFAAAMTLGRLLADRFVARFGSMAILRYGAATAAVGITIAALGPWVWAAFTGWALFGLGLSGCVPQLFSAAGHADPAAAGANVSRVAGLGYVGMLAGPAVIGWLTHLVALNETFLLLTLLCVTTAVGARVLRTGSGHTSESEMARVGQ from the coding sequence ATGGAACGTTCGCTTCGTGCCGCCCGTGTGGCGACCTACGTCTACTTCGTCCTGTGCGGCACCCTCATGGGCGCCTGGGTGGTGCACATCCCCGCGATCGAGGACCGCGTGGGCATCAGCCACGCCACGCTCGGCGGCCTGCTGGTGCTGCTCGGCCTCGGGGCCTTCGCCGGAATGCAGGTGGCCGGCCCCCTGACCGACCGCCTCGGCGCCCGCATCGTGGTCCCCGCCGGCGGCATCCTGTGCGGCGCGTCCCTGGCCCTGCCCGGCCTCGCACAGGAACCGTGGACGCTGGGCGGCGCGCTGCTGGTCTTCGGGTTCTGCAACGGCATCCTGGACGTGAGCATGAACGCCCACGCCGTGCACGTGGAGAAGGCGTACGGCCGGCCCGTCATGTCGGGCTTCCACGCCACGTTCTCGGTCGGCGGTGTCCTCGCCGCGCTCGTCGGGGCGGGCGCCGCGAGCGCCGGCCTGAACCCGCCCGCGAGCATGACCGCCATGGGAGCCGTGGGCATCGTGATCGCTCTGGCCTCGGCACGTGCCCTGCTGCCTGCCGCTCCCGCCGTCGAGGGCCTCGCCTCCGCCTCTGGGGAGGAGCCCGAGGCGTCACACAGCGGCAAGCGCCGCGGCACCACGGGCCGGGTCTGGCTGCTGGCCGTCCTGGCGCTGATGGTCATGCTGTGCGAGGGCGCCGCGAACGACTGGAGCGCCCTGCACCTGAAGGACGTCCTGGGTGCGCCTGCCGGCACGGCGGCCTTCGCGTACGGCACCTTCGCCGCGGCCATGACCCTCGGCCGGCTGCTCGCGGACCGCTTCGTCGCCCGGTTCGGTTCCATGGCGATCCTGCGCTACGGCGCGGCCACGGCCGCGGTCGGCATCACCATCGCGGCCCTCGGCCCGTGGGTATGGGCGGCGTTCACCGGCTGGGCACTGTTCGGCCTGGGTCTGTCGGGCTGTGTCCCACAGCTGTTCAGCGCGGCCGGGCACGCCGACCCGGCGGCCGCCGGCGCCAATGTCTCCCGCGTCGCCGGACTCGGCTACGTCGGCATGCTCGCCGGTCCCGCGGTCATCGGCTGGCTGACCCATCTCGTCGCCCTCAATGAGACCTTCCTGCTCCTGACCCTGCTGTGCGTGACCACCGCTGTGGGCGCCCGGGTCCTGCGCACCGGATCCGGCCACACCAGCGAGAGCGAAATGGCCCGCGTCGGCCAGTGA
- a CDS encoding cytochrome P450, whose protein sequence is MSKARSFPLGAATTLDELTRDPHARLAQLRAHEPVSWLPELDGWLVTRRDLAMNVMRDAATFTVDDPRFSTAQVVGPSMLSLEGDRHARHREPFAAPFRPRAVHDGFASFIEREVERRITALEPAGAADLRRAFAGPLAVAVVTEALGLVGTTAETVLSWYDAIVRSVSDITAGRAAGADGDAAYAQLRAAVASTIASRGTSSLLGSAAGRLTEPEVASNAAVLMFGGIETVEAMITNALLHLLRDPVQLALVRADADLLDGAIEESLRLEPGAAVVDRYATRDTELGPATIGQGELVTVSLAGANRDPAFFPDPDRFDIRRENARLQLAFAQGPHYCIAAHLARLETRIALQRLLERLPALRLDPDRPTAPYGLVFRKPPALHVLWDVPADS, encoded by the coding sequence ATGAGCAAGGCCCGCTCCTTCCCGCTGGGCGCCGCGACCACCCTCGACGAACTCACCCGGGATCCGCATGCGCGGCTGGCACAACTGCGCGCGCATGAACCCGTGTCCTGGCTGCCCGAGCTCGACGGCTGGCTGGTGACCCGTCGCGACCTCGCGATGAACGTGATGCGGGACGCCGCGACCTTCACCGTCGACGACCCCCGGTTCTCCACCGCACAGGTCGTCGGGCCGAGCATGCTGTCCCTGGAGGGCGACCGGCACGCCCGTCACCGTGAGCCCTTCGCCGCACCCTTCCGCCCCCGTGCGGTGCACGACGGTTTCGCCTCGTTCATCGAGCGGGAGGTCGAGCGGCGCATCACCGCTCTGGAACCGGCCGGCGCCGCCGATCTGCGACGTGCCTTCGCTGGACCGCTCGCGGTCGCCGTCGTGACCGAGGCGCTCGGGCTGGTCGGCACCACCGCGGAAACGGTGCTGAGCTGGTACGACGCCATCGTGCGGTCGGTCTCGGACATAACTGCGGGACGGGCGGCGGGCGCTGACGGTGACGCGGCGTACGCGCAACTACGGGCCGCCGTTGCGAGCACCATCGCCTCCCGGGGTACTTCGTCGCTCCTCGGCTCCGCCGCCGGACGGCTGACCGAGCCCGAAGTGGCCTCCAACGCCGCAGTCCTGATGTTCGGCGGCATCGAGACCGTCGAGGCGATGATCACGAACGCGCTGTTGCATCTGCTGCGAGACCCAGTCCAACTGGCTCTCGTCCGAGCCGACGCCGACCTCCTCGACGGCGCGATCGAGGAATCCCTGCGCCTCGAACCCGGTGCTGCGGTCGTGGACCGTTACGCCACGCGCGACACGGAGCTCGGCCCCGCCACGATCGGGCAGGGTGAACTGGTCACCGTCTCCCTCGCGGGAGCCAACCGTGACCCGGCCTTCTTCCCCGACCCCGACCGGTTCGACATCCGCCGCGAGAACGCGCGCCTCCAACTGGCCTTCGCGCAGGGCCCGCACTACTGCATCGCCGCGCACCTCGCCCGCCTGGAGACCCGCATCGCCCTTCAGCGCCTCCTCGAACGCCTCCCCGCCCTGCGCCTCGACCCCGATCGCCCCACCGCCCCGTACGGCCTGGTCTTCCGCAAGCCGCCCGCCCTGCACGTGCTGTGGGACGTGCCAGCCGACAGCTGA